From one Rosa rugosa chromosome 4, drRosRugo1.1, whole genome shotgun sequence genomic stretch:
- the LOC133707456 gene encoding uncharacterized protein LOC133707456 isoform X3, with translation MEKFAFSDPSKTLTPDQKNDIKRHLCRLLPVFHTPDHPTYAVMICRAIDELNEEQGSTEEAISKFIREKFDGLPLAHASFLSLHLKKLNERGEIVCVSKNCYMLPTDKGDSLSRRKCVPKQKKTRKGWGKGNSAKGNEHKTLAEEQVEVTEKQRKQRKQSQKPRYCKAVDNQTGSPEQVNGQQCQRQMEEIAAIAEKKSQEQIEEDQQSKVIDDEKESPDAQQGEVIKQQIQGIAVIVVPRNSAEQIYKVPEEQEVEVTEQQQQHGQQSQELIQEEQHSMVIDCQNGSSDEENVQQDEVNRLKSQNQVQLPGVIVEKQNIEQIYKEDDVQVEVTEQLREDGQEIQAEQCSKMIEDKYGSTDAQQERVNGHENQKHMQEVALIVDKQNVEVKKYQVNEEQVEVIEQKTEHVKQSAEPIQHMKVIDCQNGSSKQQNEQKDEVNRQQTEIQMQVTAVVVEKSNFSEQTRNVNEEEQVEVTAQREYGQQSQVASQEEQHNKVIDCQNSKVIDCQNSKVIDCQNSKVIDCQNGSPEQQNKQPEYVNEDQLQEIIVSCEKQIDPKLKHKVADERIEVSMDKIVEEQYQTKEKLCEVIEQHSQAVKRDIQLHGEAVEAIRSGPEAQQSDMISEQNRPQDQIELTSMQELLSKKQEKDAATVVNSNASIASQKFSHHVSSNLSELLENNVKVQGKMQKLLENNIKVQEKTHKLLENNIKVQEKTLQVQEKLFELLKELADTIRNPVIEKRPMPIIGPCGEREYIDCGFPAKQKHQPEISAQTKALGSQLNEMLASLELPMDSAELFLKQGKLCNLGQQQVPKSQNKSIKNMPDAEQPQQQEIGNSELLRELPTMEEENEELSGPVRKRICLSIEANHEKEKQLQVHNAEGHPDLRSQEKLSVSVLVPSCPDVFLHSPNYELGTQQPKVQKTESPREIKSLSVEGGIIAHVSRTNLIESSVDLLQEEQEIVPELTYQENLQEQEQEMQSFSYEKHQQAILSDVVKTPDFLLATGAEQEAENVIKEKAVELDLTASNQSCRTQPEQKQQQRQLGLPGKQPSESYCEGAEASKYQDEDHRPENVIKEKAVHSSHLSLELTASEQSCQRQLEKQQQQPQRQLRPRGKKSAESDCGVATAPECQQEQQPRYPMQERMKLDHKPAEQSQLRPRCQRHSESELSLTTSMVELSPRKSQDTERQTEEKTRELKTSAEETGQRQLQQRQLSNTGMSQVDKPGAEDSSQLKRQPQVEKPGVGDPSQLKKKQVNRLNKRKWCTPEPTTMPNAIGAIVTYQRRSGQTIEPNPEAFQDLGPTLADHLEQKENHHGQRKKFKSARESPDELAVTSQHLVADPHILVKPPPLNPGAVGQLPQTTKELPQKQQLLRRMNLRSCSQAASQSEPDVLIVGLLPQTTKELPQKQLLRRMKLRSRSQAALQSEPDVLMIDTLPAKHHSEQPQELKHPKQPQKQRGRTPKPKLDRAGPVKRQKLQEQPKRRGRPPKLDVNTISGRKLISKNKQKQPKSPGKAKSRKVIKGKLQSQVRGKPQKVTQGTPKSQVRGRLRKMSEGTVKESSEGEGSKVTEGTPKSQGRGRARKVTEGT, from the exons ATGGAGAAGTTCGCATTTTCAGACCCTTCCAAAACACTCACACCGGATCAGAAGAATGATATCAAACGACATCTTTGTAGACTCTTACCTGTGTTTCACACGCCCGATCACCCCACCTATGCCGTG ATGATATGTAGGGCAATTGACGAGTTGAATGAGGAACAGGGGTCAACTGAAGAAGCAATATCAAAATTTATTAGAGAGAAGTTTGACGGTTTGCCATTGGCTCATGCAAGTTTCTTGAGTCTTCACTTGAAGAAGCTAAATGAGAGGGGAGAAATTGTTTGTGTATCAAAAAATTGTTATATgcttccaactgataaaggtgATTCTCTTTCTAGAAGAAAGTGTGTCCCGAAACAAAAGAAGACTCGGAAGGGTTGGGGAAAAGGAAACTCAGCTAAAGGAAATGAACATAAAACATTGGCAGAAGAACAAGTTGAAGTGACTGAGAAACAGAGAAAGCAGAGGAAGCAAAGTCAAAAACCACGGTATTGTAAGGCAGTTGACAACCAAACTGGATCTCCAGAGCAAGTCAATGGACAACAATGTCAAAGACAAATGGAAGAAATTGCTGCAATTGCTGAAAAGAAAAGTCAAGAACAAATTGAAGAAGATCAGCAGAGTAAGGTGATTGATGATGAAAAAGAATCTCCTGATGCACAGCAAGGAGAAGTAATTAAACAACAAATTCAAGGTATTGCAGTCATTGTTGTTCCCCGAAATTCCGCAGAACAGATATATAAAGTCCCCGAAGAACAAGAAGTTGAAGTGACtgaacaacagcagcagcacgGGCAGCAAAGTCAAGAACTGATTCAAGAAGAACAGCATAGTATGGTAATTGACTGTCAAAATGGATCTTCAGATGAAGAAAATGTACAGCAAGATGAAGTGAATAGGCTGAAAAGTCAAAATCAAGTGCAATTACCTGGAGTGATAGTCGAAAAGCAGAACATTGAACAGATATATAAAGAAGATGATGTACAAGTTGAAGTAACTGAACAACTGAGAGAAGATGGGCAGGAAATTCAAGCAGAACAGTGTAGTAAGATGATTGAAGATAAATATGGCTCTACAGATGCGCAGCAAGAGAGAGTGAATGGACATGAAAATCAGAAACATATGCAAGAAGTTGCGTTGATTGTTGATAAGCAGAATGTTGAAGTCAAGAAGTATCAAGTGAATGAAGAGCAAGTTGAAGTGATTGAACAAAAGACAGAACATGTGAAGCAAAGTGCAGAACCAATACAGCACATGAAGGTGATTGATTGTCAAAATGGATCTTCAAAGCAACAAAATGAACAGAAAGATGAAGTGAATAGACAGCAAACTGAAATTCAAATGCAAGTAACTGCAGTGGTTGTTGAAAAGTCTAATTTTTCTGAACAGACACGTAATGTGAATGAAGAAGAACAAGTTGAAGTGACTGCACAGAGAGAATATGGGCAGCAAAGTCAAGTAGCTAGTCAAGAAGAGCAACATAACAAGGTGATTGACTGTCAAAATAGCAAAGTGATTGACTGTCAAAATAGCAAAGTGATTGACTGTCAAAATAGCAAAGTGATTGACTGTCAAAATGGATCTCCAGAGCAACAAAATAAACAGCCAGAATATGTGAATGAGGATCAATTGCAAGAAATCATTGTGAGTTGTGAAAAGCAGATTGACCCAAAACTGAAACACAAAGTGGCTGATGAGCGTATTGAAGTAAGTATGGATAAAATAGTTGAAGAACAGTACCAAACTAAAGAAAAATTGTGTGAAGTGATTGAACAACATAGTCAAGCTGTCAAAAGAGATATACAGTTACATGGAGAAGCAGTTGAAGCAATTCGGTCTGGACCAGAGGCACAACAAAGTGATATGATTTCAGAACAAAATAGACCACAGGACCAAATTGAATTAACAAG TATGCAGGAGTTATTGTCTAAGAAGCAAGAGAAAGATGCGGCTACTGTAGTCAATTCAAATGCTTCTATTGCAAGTCAGAAATTCTCCCACCATGTTTCGTCAAACTTGTCTGAG CTGCTGGAAAACAACGTTAAGGTGCAGGGAAAGATGCAGAAGCTGCTGGAAAATAACATTAAGGTGCAGGAAAAGACACATAAGCTGCTGGAAAATAACATTAAGGTGCAGGAAAAGACACTTCAGGTTCAGGAAAAGTTATTTGAGCTGTTGAAGGAGTTAGCAGATACCATTCGAAATCCTGTTATAGAAAAAAGACCAATGCCAATCATTGGTCCTTGTGGAGAGAGGGAATATATAGATTGTGGATTTCCAGCAAAACAGAAGCACCAACCTGAGATCTCAGCTCAAACAAAAGCATTGGGATCCCAGCTGAATGAAATGCTAGCATCTCTTGAACTACCCATGGACTCAGCAGAGTTATTTTTAAAGCAGGGAAAGCTATGCAACCTTGGTCAGCAACAAGTACCTAAGAGCCAGAACAAATCAATTAAGAATATGCCTGATGCTGAACAACCTCAACAACAGGAGATTGGAAATTCAGAATTGTTGCGGGAACTTCCaacaatggaagaagagaatgaAGAATTATCTGGACCTGTTAGAAAAAGAATTTGTTTAAGCATTGAAGCAAATCACGAGAAAGAAAAGCAACTGCAAGTGCATAATGCTGAAGGCCATCCTGATCTTCGTAGTCAAGAGAAGCTGTCTGTATCTGTGCTAGTCCCAAGTTGTCCAGATGTCTTCTTGCACTCGCCAAACTATGAGCTGGGAACCCAGCAACCAAAAGTTCAAAAGACAGAAAGCCCTCGTGAAATCAAATCGCTGTCAGTGGAGGGAGGAATTATTGCTCATGTATCCAGGACAAACCTTATAGAATCTTCTGTTGATTTGCTGCAGGAAGAACAGGAGATTGTTCCTGAGCTAACATATCAAGAAAACCTTCAAGAGCAAGAACAAGAAATGCAGTCATTTAGTTACGAGAAGCATCAACAAGCTATTCTTTCTGATGTGGTGAAGACGCCTGATTTCCTATTAGCAACT GGTGCGGAGCAGGAAGCGGAAAATGTGATTAAAGAAAAGGCTGTTGAGCTTGATCTGACAGCAAGTAACCAATCCTGTCGAACACAACCTGAGCAAAAGCAGCAGCAGAGGCAACTAGGTCTTCCGGGTAAACAACCATCTGAATCTTATTGTGAAGGAGCAGAGGCATCTAAATATCAG GATGAGGACCATCGACCAGAAAATGTGATTAAGGAGAAGGCTGTACATTCAAGTCACCTGAGTCTTGAATTGACAGCAAGTGAGCAATCCTGTCAAAGACAATTGGAGAAACAGCAGCAACAACCGCAGAGGCAATTACGTCCTCGAGGTAAAAAGTCAGCTGAGTCTGATTGTGGAGTGGCAACGGCACCTGAATGCCAG CAGGAGCAGCAGCCCAGATATCCAATGCAGGAAAGAATGAAGCTTGATCATAAACCAGCAGAGCAGAGTCAATTGCGCCCACGGTGCCAGAGGCACTCCGAGTCTGAATTGTCTCTCACTACATCTATGGTTGAATTATCACCAAGAAAAAGTCAGGATACTGAAAGGCAAACAGAGGAAAAGACTCGAGAGCTGAAGACATCAGCAGAGGAAACAGGCCAAAGACAGCTCCAGCAGAGGCAGCTTTCAAATACTGGAATGTCACAAGTGGATAAGCCAGGAGCCGAAGATTCATCTCAACTGAAAAGGCAGCCTCAAGTGGAAAAGCCTGGAGTTGGAGATCCATCTCAactgaagaagaaacaagttAACCGCTTAAATAAGCGAAAGTGGTGCACTCCAGAGCCCACAACAATGCCTAACGCCATTGGTGCAATCGTCACTTACCAGAGACGGTCAGGTCAAACTATAGAGCCCAACCCTGAAGCATTTCAGGATCTAGGACCAACACTCGCAGACCATTTGGAGCAAAAAGAGAATCATCATGGTCAACGAAAGAAGTTCAAATCTGCAAGAGAAAGCCCTGATGAGTTGGCTGTCACTTCCCAGCATCTTGTGGCGGATCCTCACATTCTAGTAAAGCCTCCACCGCTCAATCCAGGAGCAGTGGGACAATTGCCTCAAACAACAAAAGAGCTGCCACAGAAACAGCAGCTGCTGCGCCGTATGAACCTGCGCTCATGCAGCCAAGCTGCATCGCAATCTGAACCTGATGTTTTGATAGTGGGACTATTGCCTCAAACAACAAAAGAGCTGCCACAGAAACAGCTGCTGCGCCGTATGAAACTACGCTCACGCAGCCAAGCTGCATTGCAATCTGAACCTGATGTTTTGATGATTGATACGCTGCCCGCAAAGCACCATTCTGAGCAGCCACAAGAACTGAAGCATCCTAAGCAGCCACAGAAGCAAAGAGGGAGGACTCCTAAACCAAAACTGGATAGAGCTGGGCCTGTTAAGCGTCAAAAGCTGCAGGAACAACCAAAAAGACGAGGGAGGCCCCCTAAGTTGGATGTAAATACTATATCAGGGAGAAAATTGATCTCAAAGAACAAACAGAAGCAACCAAAGAGTCCAGGGAAGGCAAAGTCTCGAAAAGTGATCAAAGGAAAACTACAGAGTCAAGTGAGGGGAAAGCCTCAAAAAGTGACTCAAGGAACACCAAAGAGTCAAGTGAGGGGAAGGCTTCGAAAAATGTCTGAAGGAACAGTAAAAGAGTCAAGTGAGGGAGAGGGCTCGAAAGTGACTGAAGGAACTCCAAAGAGTCAAGGTAGGGGAAGGGCTCGAAAAGTGACTGAAGGAACCTAA